Genomic segment of Neofelis nebulosa isolate mNeoNeb1 chromosome 17, mNeoNeb1.pri, whole genome shotgun sequence:
ACTCCAAGAACACCCGCCAGATGCTATCTGAATCCCATCTGCCTGCTAATGATCAGTTCTTCCATTTCACGTATTAACACAAGTCTGAGACGCCGGGCCAGGCGGCTGTGGTCAGCCGAGCAGCAGAGCCATCAATGTgcaaataaagcagaaaatagaGACATCCTTAAAGAAATGAGTCTTAAATTTGACGCAGAGCGGAGGTGACAACCACAGCAACAGAACCATAAATTCCAAATGCTTCAAAATCTTTCAGGATTCTCTCCAGtccttgacaccaaaaacaagaCAGTAAaaggaaaggggggtgggggtgggggggcggagagCCTAGAAGCCCAGAGTGGCAGAATGATGTAATGAGGTTGTCTGTGTGACAGACTCCGATTCTCGGTGGCACAAACCTCCATGGCTCCATTTCAGAAAACGGCATCCTGGACGAGAGCCGAGAAGGGTGAAGGGGCCGCGCGTGGGTGAAGGGGATACGCCCACGCGCGCCCGCCCGCGGACCGGGACCTCAGGAGAGGCCAGCCCGACACTCACCCGGCCCATGCCCGCCGGGGGCCCGGCGGCGCGCGGGGCGCCGCCGCGTCATCCGGTCCACGAAGGGACGCGGACGCCGCTCGAGGGGCAGGAGTCCCCGGCCGCGACCGGGGGCGGGCACTCGGCGGGATGGAGGACCCGGGACTCACCTCGCCTCCGCCGCGCGGGCGCGCGGGCCGCGGACGCTCCCTCGTGGCTGGCGCGAGCCCCCGGCGGGCGGCGCGCGCGGGCCGCTACCGACCGTTAGTTAGCGCGAggggctgcggcggcggcggcggcggcggcggcggcggcggcgggcggagCCGGGGGCGGGCGCTAAGGCGCACCAGAGCCGCGAGAGGCGGGAGCGAAGGGAGCGGGGCGGGGACGCTCCCCGCGACCACCCGGCCTAGTTGGAGCCCGAGAGGACAGCTCCCTTGCCTGCCCGCAAAGCCACCACTGGCCAGCTGCGCGCTCCCTCCCGGCCCGGCCGCTCGGCCTCAGTCTCAGCCGGCTCGCAGGCAACCGAGCCCGGGTGCGCCCGCCTCCGCCGCCGTCGGCTTCTCGTCTCCATGACAATAGGGAGCCGACGCCCCGCCCAACCCCACCCCCTCGGCGCTGTGACTCGGAGGGAAGCGGGACCGCGTCGCCGAGGGGAGGAGCCAATAGAGGCCAGCGTCCAATTAGGGATGGAGGCATGGAGGGATTGGGCGGGGCTGACCGAGAGATTCGCCGAATGTCCACTTGAGGGGCGGAGCCAGGGGGAGAGCTGACGGAGGGGAGGAGTTAGCACGCGTGCGTGAAGTCCAGCCGCCAAGTGTGTCCGAGGGTACAGAGTGGGTTAGTGTGCGGGGACTGAAGCTCCGGAAATAAAGTGTATCCTACTTGTGAAAGTCATCGCGGGAAGCTGTGTAGTTGTGCTTCGGATTGCGTGTGGCCCAATTTTATATAAGGCCACGAAGTCCCTGACATACTGAGTTCCAGTGGGGTGCCCAACACTGTGCCTGCCCCTGTTTTGGTTCACCAGCGCCCCTGTCTGTCCCAGAGTTCGAGTGCGTCTGTGGCTTGTGGCGGCGCGGGGTGGAGAGACAGGCAGGGGGTCTGTTTTGTATTCTGTGTGGCCGTCGTGGGCAAGAATTCTGCCTGTGACTCAGTTGTGTGTGTTTGCCTTGCCAGCGCCTCGCTGAACAAACAGGGGTTGGGTTGGGCAATGCGGAGCGTTTACAATGGAGCGTGGGCGGGTGCTAAAGTGCGTGCTAAGAGTAAGGGGACCCGCACAGTCCACCACCACCACCGGCCTGGCAGGGGGAGCTGCGGATGGAAAGCCGGGAGAAGGAGGCGGCCATTCATGGCCGGGGGCGGGAAGGGGTGTAGTGGGGTCCGGAGACCGACTCCGGTATAGCTGCTTCTCCGTCTGGCAGCTCTCGCCCACTACCTCTGCTCTAGAGAAAGGCTACCCCCGTCGTCCCGCCTCCCCCTTCCCTCGCCGTTTGGCAGGGAGTTAGTTGGTGGAAGGGAGGCCGGGCCGGAGACGTGCAGATGTCCAAGGCCTGTCTCTCGCCCACCTGCTGCTGCTGGCGGAAAGGGGCAATCATCTCGCACTCCCTGCGCCCTGGACGCGGGCATCCCTCCGTCTCTCCCGGGGACCTCCATTTCAGGTCTCCAAACTCGCTCTCTGGTTCCCTGGCTGGGGGGAGAAGCCAGGGGAGAGTAGGCGGCGATCCGCCTCGGAACCCAGCTTCTTGGCGAACAAGAAATCCGCTAACTTCGCGGCTTACTGTGGCAAGCACAGAGCAAAGCGTTCGCCGGCTCGCCTTCCGCCGCCTGGTCGCCTTTTGTGCTTCGGGGCGGCCGGACTGGCCCACCGGGGCCCGCCTTGTGTCGGAACTGCCACTCCACCCCGACTTAGCAGGGAAGGAAAGTTGGAAGAGATCGGCGCGCCTGGGATGTGATTGTCATCCTGGGGCCGGCGCTCGAgagtctgagaaagagagagagagagagggagagagacccgggagaggaggggggagaaaaagaggaggggggagaggagggccgCGGTGGAGAGGCGGGCGCGAGGGAGGGGCGAGGGGAGCGCCAGCGAGCGGGAGAGGGAGccggggaggaagagggagagggcgaGGCGCGCCTGGCGGCCGGGTTGGCTGCGGCCGCCCAGAGGTTCCTGCCAGTCCTCCCACCGACTACACCCCGGGAAGGAGGAGCTTCAGGCGCGCACAAGGCGTCAGAATCCTCAATTTCCAACTTAGCATCTTGGCAGGACCTTTGCGAAGCCAAAAGCAGAGCCCCCCGGTGCAAAGAgcgagggggaaaaagagaaagcagcaagggagggcgggggggggggaaacccAGCCGGGGCGAGCGAGGCGCGCGGAGGAGCGGGCTCGGCAGTCGCAGCCGGAGGCGCGCGGGAAGCCAGCGAGGAGGCGCCGCGGGCCGGAGCCCGGGAGCCGGGGCCCGAGAAGCGGCAGCCGGGGGCAGCCGGAGGCCAGGTGCCCGCCCGCTCGCCCTCGCAGGGCGCCGCCCGGCTCGTTGGCGGCCGCGGCGCGGCGCGCCCCATGCCCGTGTGTGGCCATGTCCTACCCGCAGGGCTACTTGTACCAGCCGTCCGCCTCGCTGGCGCTCTACTCGTGCCCGGCGTACAGCACCAGCGTCATCTCGGGGCCCCGCACGGATGAGCTCGGCCGCTCGTCGTCGGGCTCCGCGTTCTCGCCCTACGCCGGCTCCACCGCCTTCACGGCGCCCTCGCCGGGCTACAACTCGCACCTCCAGTACGGTGCCGACCCCGcggcagccgccgccgccgccttctCTTCGTACGTGGTGAGTGAGCGGGAGCCGCGGCGGGCAAGGGCAGCTGGGGCcgcgcggggcgggcgggggctgCGGGGGACACGGGCCTCGGCGCCACCGCGGACCGCCCCCGCCAAGCTTCGCGGCCCCTGCAAACTTGGGAGAGACTGTCTCGGTCGGCTTCGCCCGGGCCTCCGGCTCAGGAGTTGCTCGGAGAGCAGAGCCGCCTCCTGCTTGGGTCGCTGGGCTGGCGACGAGGGTTTTTCGGGGGAGAGGTCGCTGCAATTAAAGAGCGGCATTTGGTTCAAACGTGAGCTCCAGGCCGTCCtgcacattttatttcattttgtgtttttggttttgccgTTTTGGAAAAGTAGTTCAAAAGAAATGGACCAGAAATCTGAGCAGAAGCGTGCTAAGTCTATGTAAATGTGTTTGGCCTCGCCTTTAATTAGTCCTCCGAAATGTTGCAAATCCGTAATCCTATCTTCGCAATCCGATTTGGAGGTATTAAATTTCTGAAAAGTCGGCCGAGCTGCGGTGCATCCGGGATTTTTCGGCCGGGTGCACTTTCTGGAAAAGCGCCGTGGCTTCGGTTTGGGGTAACATTTTTGGAGGGGTGGGAGTGCCGGGGCAAGGCTTGGCTTTTCGTTTGCCTTTCTCTGTGGGGGTAAAAATGCCCTGACTTcccgtgctctccctctctgcgccTAGCGCGCAGCCACCCGGGCACGAAGTGGGGAGTCGCCACTGCTGCTCAGGCCTCTGGGTGGAGGGCCTGGCCGCGGCGGCCGGCTCTGCGCCTGGGGGGCGGACTTGCCCCGGCAGACGGGGGCCTACAGGGTGCCACTGAGGCCAGGACGGCTTCAAGGGCTCCCTAAGGACCGGAGTCGGGAGTTGGCGCCCCCTCTGCCTTCCGAGGAGGAGGAGTTGCCCCTGGGTCTGAGCCCGCCAGCCCTACCCCAGGGAAAGCCCGGAGTTCGGGCCTCGCAGCTCGCGGACCCCTGGGCGCAGGGAGAGCGTGCTTCGGTCCTCTAGGTGGTACTGGGAACCAAGGCCCAttctcaccttctctctgcctgttcctcGCAGGGCTCTCCCTACGATCACACACCGGGCATGGCAGGCTCCTTGGGGTACCACCCATACGCGGCGCCGCTGGGCTCGTACCCGTACGGGGACCCCGCGTACCGGAAGAACGCCACGCGAGACGCCACCGCCACGCTCAAGGCCTGGCTGAACGAGCACCGCAAGAACCCCTACCCCACCAAGGGCGAGAAGATCATGCTGGCCATCATCACCAAGATGACCCTCACCCAGGTGTCCACCTGGTTCGCCAACGCGCGCCGGCGCCTCAAGAAGGAGAACAAGATGACGTGGACGCCGCGGAACCGCagcgaggacgaggaggaggaggagaacattGATCTGGAGAAGAACGACGAGGATGAGCCCCAGAAGCCGGAGGACAAGGGAGACTCCGAGGGCCCCGAAGCAGGTTGGTGGACGCGGGGAAGGATGTGTTGAGCTGGAGTAAGGAGGAAagtggggaggtgtggggggagcctggaggtggggggcaagGGTCTCTCTGCCTTTGCGGCCGGGGACCTGGGCCCCGCCGCTGGGCCTCCGCGCCCCTTGACGGCCTGGGGTTTCTCCCGCAGGAGGAGCGGAGCAGAAGGCGGCTTCGGGCTGCGAGCGGCTGCAGGGGCCGCCCACCCCCGCCGGCAAGGAGACTGAGGGCAGCCTCAGCGACTCGGATTTTAAGGAGCCGCCATCCGAGGGCCGTCTCGACGCCCTGCCTGGGCCCCCCCGCGCCGGCGGGCCCTCCCCGGCCGGGCCAGCGGCAGCGCGGCTGGCGGAGGACCCGGCCC
This window contains:
- the IRX5 gene encoding iroquois-class homeodomain protein IRX-5 isoform X1 — its product is MSYPQGYLYQPSASLALYSCPAYSTSVISGPRTDELGRSSSGSAFSPYAGSTAFTAPSPGYNSHLQYGADPAAAAAAAFSSYVGSPYDHTPGMAGSLGYHPYAAPLGSYPYGDPAYRKNATRDATATLKAWLNEHRKNPYPTKGEKIMLAIITKMTLTQVSTWFANARRRLKKENKMTWTPRNRSEDEEEEENIDLEKNDEDEPQKPEDKGDSEGPEAGGAEQKAASGCERLQGPPTPAGKETEGSLSDSDFKEPPSEGRLDALPGPPRAGGPSPAGPAAARLAEDPAPHYPSGAPAPGPHPAAGELPPGPGGPSVIHSPPPPPPQAVLAKPKLWSLAEIATSSDKVKDGGGGSEGSPCPPCPGPVAGQALGGSRASPAPAPSRSPSAQCPFPGGTVLSRPLYYTAPFYPGYTNYGSFGHLHGHPGPGPGPTTGPGSHFNGLNQTVLNRADALAKDPKMLRSQSQLDLCKDSPYELKKDGGGSISLGPRLRTMWSREPC
- the IRX5 gene encoding iroquois-class homeodomain protein IRX-5 isoform X2, whose protein sequence is MSYPQGYLYQPSASLALYSCPAYSTSVISGPRTDELGRSSSGSAFSPYAGSTAFTAPSPGYNSHLQYGADPAAAAAAAFSSYVGSPYDHTPGMAGSLGYHPYAAPLGSYPYGDPAYRKNATRDATATLKAWLNEHRKNPYPTKGEKIMLAIITKMTLTQVSTWFANARRRLKKENKMTWTPRNRSEDEEEEENIDLEKNDEDEPQKPEDKGDSEGPEAGGAEQKAASGCERLQGPPTPAGKETEGSLSDSDFKEPPSEGRLDALPGPPRAGGPSPAGPAAARLAEDPAPHYPSGAPAPGPHPAAGELPPGPGGPSVIHSPPPPPPQAVLAKPKLWSLAEIATSSDKVKDGGGGSEGSPCPPCPGPVAGQALGGSRASPAPAPSRSPSAQCPFPGGTVLSRPLYYTAPFYPGYTNYGSFGHLHGHPGPGPGPTTGPGSHFNGLNQTVLNRADALAKDPKMLRSQSQLDLCKDSPYELKKGMSDI